One window from the genome of Mucilaginibacter ginsenosidivorans encodes:
- a CDS encoding M56 family metallopeptidase, translating into MQTTQYIVLANVYIAVFLGFYILFLRKETFFQLNRAYLLGSVLLSFTLPVIQAGWLQQTDLARQLKIIYLKPVTILAHPVSVAQTWTPMEIIFLLYIFGVAILSIYLLGRLLIVLRIINRADTSAPWSFFRKINLGGSSNPLICEHENIHAAQWHTVDVLLMEIVVIINWFNPAVYLLRKEIKNVHEFIADEGALRRANNKKEYALLLFSQTFETPTNTLVNTFFNQNLLKQRIMMIQRNKSQKKALVKYGCAIPLIALMLILSSAANGGPAGGSVADGKPSQTKQKKHEEPVFTAVEQAPTFPGGMNKFYEFLGRTIRYPTLMKEKKVQGRVFLNFIIEKDGSLSHIKVLREPGYGAGKEAVRAMSLCPKWNPGIQNGRKVRVEYNVPINFALEDVKG; encoded by the coding sequence ATGCAAACGACACAATACATCGTACTCGCTAATGTATATATTGCCGTATTTCTTGGTTTTTATATACTATTTTTACGGAAAGAGACATTCTTCCAGTTGAACCGGGCGTACCTGCTTGGCTCGGTGCTCCTGTCATTTACCCTTCCTGTTATCCAGGCGGGCTGGCTGCAGCAAACGGACCTGGCCCGGCAGCTAAAGATCATTTACCTGAAACCGGTAACCATACTGGCACACCCCGTTTCGGTAGCACAAACCTGGACACCTATGGAAATAATATTTCTGCTCTATATATTCGGGGTGGCAATCCTTTCAATATACTTGCTGGGCAGGCTTTTGATTGTACTAAGAATTATAAACCGGGCGGATACCTCTGCCCCATGGTCGTTTTTCAGAAAGATAAACCTCGGCGGGTCATCCAACCCCTTGATCTGCGAACACGAAAATATCCACGCAGCGCAATGGCATACGGTGGATGTGTTGCTGATGGAGATCGTGGTAATCATCAACTGGTTCAACCCCGCTGTATACTTACTTCGAAAAGAGATAAAAAATGTGCATGAGTTTATTGCCGATGAAGGTGCGCTGCGCAGGGCAAATAATAAAAAGGAGTATGCGTTGCTTTTATTCAGTCAAACGTTCGAAACACCAACAAACACTTTAGTTAACACATTTTTTAACCAGAATTTATTAAAACAGCGTATTATGATGATCCAAAGAAATAAATCGCAGAAAAAGGCCCTTGTTAAATATGGTTGCGCGATCCCGCTCATTGCTTTAATGCTGATCTTATCTTCGGCCGCTAACGGCGGACCTGCAGGCGGAAGCGTGGCAGATGGTAAACCCAGCCAAACCAAGCAAAAGAAACATGAAGAACCGGTATTTACCGCCGTTGAACAGGCACCTACCTTTCCGGGCGGAATGAATAAGTTTTATGAGTTCCTCGGGCGAACCATCAGGTACCCGACTCTAATGAAAGAGAAAAAAGTGCAGGGCAGAGTATTTCTGAATTTCATTATAGAAAAGGACGGTTCGCTCAGTCACATTAAAGTACTGCGCGAACCCGGATATGGCGCTGGTAAAGAAGCTGTCAGAGCAATGTCGCTATGCCCGAAATGGAACCCGGGCATACAAAACGGCCGCAAAGTAAGAGTAGAATACAATGTTCCGATCAACTTTGCTTTGGAAGATGTTAAAGGGTAG
- the alaS gene encoding alanine--tRNA ligase, translating to MTASEIRKAFLDFFASKGHQIVPSAPIVVKNDPTLMFTNAGMNQFKDIFLGEAPAKYKRVADTQRCLRVSGKHNDLEEVGIDTYHHTMFEMLGNWSFGDYFKKEAIEWSWELLTDVYKIDKDRLYVTIFEGDEKEGLPKDQEAYDYWKQYVPEDHILLGNKKDNFWEMGETGPCGPCSEIHYDNRTDEERQKVSGATLVNADDPQVIEIWNNVFMQFNRLKDGSLQPLPAKHVDTGMGFERLVRVLQRKSSNYDTDVFQQLIQFIAEKSKKTYNSSGIPGDTDWNTAVAMRVLADHVRAVSFTIADGQLPSNNKAGYVIRRILRRAVRYQYQYLGFKEPFLNTLVPILAGQFKGVFDELWSQKDFVQRVVLEEETAFLRTLEQGIKKFEEYTTVNRQGSNSAAVYRDADVIQSLRNELDGKFAFELSDTYGFPIDLTELMTREIGWTVDMEGFNQALAEQKNRSRAATAIDTGDWVIVKDDDSIAFTGYDELETISHITKYRKVSAKGKEQYQIVLDKTPFYAESGGQVGDTGQLVFPDGEIIQVTDTKKENALIVHFVDNMPSDKAIGDALTAIVDPERRNSIQENHSATHLLHAALKQVLGSHVNQKGSLVNNEYLRFDFSHFAKVTDEELARIEAIVNEKVRENIPLKEERNVAYQVAITSGVTALFGEKYGEYVRVITFDDAFSKELCGGTHVKATGQIGYFKIISESAVAAGVRRVEAITGIGAENYINEQSKLIHQLKELLKNPKDIGKSIETLLEENNKLKKELEKSVLEKSSGLKNELAKKVQDINGISFIAEKVTLPNADAVKNLAYQLKDIVPNLFLVLGADIEGKPNLTVMISENLVKDKGLNAGNIIRELAKEIQGGGGGQPFYATAGGKDVSGLDKALEKAKDFIK from the coding sequence ATGACCGCTTCCGAAATACGTAAGGCTTTTCTTGATTTTTTTGCTTCCAAAGGACACCAGATTGTGCCCTCAGCGCCTATTGTTGTTAAAAACGATCCTACATTGATGTTCACCAATGCGGGTATGAACCAGTTTAAGGATATTTTTTTGGGCGAGGCGCCGGCGAAATACAAGCGTGTGGCGGATACGCAGCGCTGTTTGCGTGTTTCGGGCAAACATAACGACCTGGAGGAAGTAGGTATTGATACCTATCACCACACCATGTTCGAGATGCTGGGCAACTGGAGCTTTGGCGACTACTTTAAAAAAGAGGCCATTGAATGGAGTTGGGAACTGCTTACCGATGTATATAAGATAGACAAGGACCGGCTGTACGTTACCATTTTTGAAGGCGACGAAAAGGAGGGCCTGCCAAAGGACCAGGAGGCTTATGATTACTGGAAACAATACGTGCCCGAAGACCATATCCTTTTAGGCAATAAAAAAGATAATTTTTGGGAGATGGGCGAGACCGGCCCCTGCGGACCGTGTTCCGAGATCCATTATGATAATCGCACAGACGAAGAGCGGCAGAAGGTTAGCGGCGCAACCTTGGTTAATGCCGACGATCCGCAGGTGATAGAAATATGGAACAATGTATTCATGCAGTTTAACCGCCTGAAGGATGGTTCATTACAGCCCCTGCCTGCCAAGCATGTGGATACGGGGATGGGTTTTGAACGCCTGGTGCGTGTGCTGCAGCGCAAATCATCTAATTATGATACGGATGTTTTTCAGCAGCTGATCCAATTCATAGCTGAAAAAAGCAAGAAAACTTATAACAGCTCCGGCATACCGGGTGACACAGATTGGAACACTGCCGTAGCCATGCGTGTATTGGCCGACCACGTTCGCGCGGTTAGTTTTACCATTGCCGACGGACAGTTGCCATCCAATAACAAAGCTGGTTATGTGATACGCCGTATCCTGCGCAGAGCTGTCAGGTACCAATATCAATACCTGGGTTTCAAAGAGCCTTTCCTGAATACGTTAGTGCCGATATTAGCGGGACAGTTTAAAGGGGTGTTTGATGAATTGTGGAGTCAAAAGGACTTTGTGCAGAGAGTAGTATTAGAGGAAGAAACAGCTTTTTTGAGGACATTAGAGCAAGGCATAAAAAAATTCGAAGAATATACCACCGTCAATCGACAAGGTTCTAACTCAGCTGCAGTTTATCGTGATGCTGATGTCATACAAAGCTTAAGGAATGAATTGGATGGAAAATTCGCATTTGAATTATCAGATACTTATGGTTTCCCTATTGATTTAACAGAGCTAATGACGCGTGAAATAGGGTGGACAGTTGATATGGAGGGCTTCAACCAGGCCCTCGCCGAACAAAAAAACCGCTCCCGTGCAGCAACCGCCATCGACACCGGCGACTGGGTGATAGTAAAAGATGACGACTCAATAGCGTTTACAGGCTATGATGAGCTGGAAACTATTTCGCATATTACCAAATACCGCAAGGTAAGCGCGAAGGGTAAAGAGCAGTATCAAATTGTACTGGATAAAACGCCTTTTTATGCAGAAAGCGGCGGACAGGTAGGGGATACCGGTCAACTGGTTTTCCCGGACGGGGAGATCATACAGGTGACGGACACCAAAAAAGAGAATGCCCTGATCGTTCATTTCGTGGATAATATGCCGTCTGACAAAGCCATTGGCGATGCATTGACGGCCATTGTCGACCCGGAAAGGCGCAACAGCATACAGGAAAACCACTCGGCTACGCACTTGTTGCACGCCGCGCTGAAACAGGTTTTGGGCAGCCACGTTAATCAAAAAGGCTCATTAGTAAATAATGAATACCTGCGCTTCGACTTCTCCCATTTCGCCAAAGTAACCGATGAGGAACTCGCCCGGATTGAAGCTATTGTGAATGAAAAAGTACGCGAAAATATCCCATTAAAGGAAGAACGCAATGTGGCCTACCAGGTTGCCATCACCAGCGGTGTTACAGCTTTATTTGGAGAAAAATATGGCGAATATGTACGCGTCATTACTTTTGACGATGCTTTCTCGAAAGAACTTTGCGGGGGCACTCATGTAAAAGCCACCGGGCAGATCGGCTATTTCAAGATCATATCCGAAAGTGCTGTTGCCGCCGGCGTTCGCCGTGTCGAGGCCATTACGGGCATTGGTGCCGAGAACTACATCAACGAACAAAGCAAACTGATCCATCAGCTTAAAGAGCTGCTGAAAAATCCAAAGGATATCGGCAAAAGCATCGAAACCTTGCTTGAAGAGAATAATAAGCTAAAAAAAGAACTCGAAAAGTCGGTTTTGGAAAAATCATCTGGTTTAAAAAATGAACTGGCTAAAAAAGTGCAGGACATCAATGGCATTAGTTTTATAGCCGAAAAGGTGACCTTACCCAATGCTGACGCGGTAAAAAACCTGGCGTACCAGCTAAAGGATATCGTTCCGAACCTGTTCCTGGTTTTGGGGGCTGATATAGAGGGAAAACCGAACCTTACGGTTATGATCTCCGAGAACCTGGTGAAGGATAAAGGTCTCAACGCCGGCAACATTATTCGCGAACTGGCCAAAGAGATACAGGGCGGCGGCGGCGGTCAGCCGTTTTATGCCACGGCAGGTGGTAAGGATGTGAGCGGACTTGACAAAGCGCTGGAAAAGGCAAAGGATTTTATCAAATAA
- a CDS encoding MerR family transcriptional regulator, with translation MPYKEHEISKMYYTMGEVAAIFDVNQSLIRFYEKEFDVLQPKKNKKGNRYFTPEDIEHLRIIFHLIKEKGYTLNGAKDHLKKNMGDAKENQRVIDALENIKKFLLEVREQL, from the coding sequence ATGCCGTATAAAGAACACGAGATCAGCAAGATGTACTATACCATGGGTGAAGTTGCCGCGATTTTTGATGTAAATCAGTCGCTGATCAGGTTTTATGAGAAGGAATTTGATGTACTTCAGCCCAAGAAGAACAAAAAGGGAAACCGTTATTTTACCCCTGAAGATATTGAACACCTGCGTATCATTTTCCATTTGATAAAGGAAAAAGGATACACTTTGAATGGCGCTAAGGACCATTTAAAGAAAAACATGGGTGATGCCAAGGAAAATCAGCGTGTAATTGACGCACTCGAGAACATCAAGAA